A section of the Spirochaetota bacterium genome encodes:
- a CDS encoding polymer-forming cytoskeletal protein, protein MILKIPYSIDDFIVKTVMKKDIVAEGEISFSTSLRIDCNFKGKIKSENGFLIISHTSTITGDISAGTIMIAGKVIGNINATKKVELFSGSEVIGNIKSPRFRMEDDVKFEGECDIFYDDEEQKEAQNA, encoded by the coding sequence ATGATACTAAAAATTCCCTACAGCATTGATGACTTCATAGTGAAAACAGTTATGAAGAAAGACATCGTTGCAGAGGGTGAGATCTCATTTTCAACTTCTTTGAGAATTGACTGTAATTTCAAAGGTAAAATAAAATCTGAGAACGGATTTCTTATAATTTCTCACACATCAACAATTACTGGTGATATATCCGCAGGAACGATAATGATAGCAGGAAAAGTTATAGGAAACATAAATGCTACCAAGAAAGTTGAACTTTTCAGTGGTTCTGAAGTCATAGGTAACATAAAATCTCCAAGATTTAGGATGGAGGATGATGTTAAGTTTGAAGGAGAATGTGACATATTCTATGATGATGAGGAACAAAAGGAGGCTCAAAATGCGTAA